GTGATGGACAGCCTCGAATACGTTCGCATGCTCCGCCGCCGCTCGCGGGGTCAGTCGGACGCGGCCTTCCTGAAAGAGATCCGGGAGTGGCAGCGGTCCGAATCCTCGTAGATACCGATATCCTGATCGATTACTTCAACGCCGGTCACCAGAGCGGACTCCTCGACGATCGCCGAAACCGAGTCTACTACTCGGTCGTCACGCGCAAGGAGCTTCTCGCCGAGCGAGGGCTGAAGGCTGCCGAGCGTCGCGCGATCGAGGACGCTCTACGTCGATTCAGGCTGGTTCGCCTGGACCCGCCCATCACGGTCCGATACTCGGATCTCCGCCGCCACCACCGCCACCTCGAGAAGGAGGACGCGCTGATTGCCGCCACGGCACTCGTCGAGCGGCTTCCGCTCTTGACCCGCAATTGGCGGCACTTCCGCCAGATCGCCGGGCTGAGGCTCTATTCCGGCGAGCCCCGTTGAAGGCATCCCCCGCCTTGACCGCCCCGCGCGGGGGAGATAGGCTGGCCTCGCACGCCGATGCATCGCCTCCGCCAGGAATCCCATGGCCACGCATGACCCGCAGCTGATCCGCGTGGGGAAGCTCCAGGAGCTCCAGGCCCGGGGCTGTGTGGTGGTTTCGGCCGGCGCCCACGGCGTGGCGGTGTTCTGGCACGAGGGGCGAGCCTGGGCCGTGGACAACCGCTGCCCGCACATGGGGTTCCCGCTGAGCCGCGGGACGGTGCAGGACGGGCTGCTCACCTGCCACTGGCACCACGCCCGATTCGATCTCGCCTCCGGCGGAACGCTCGATCCGTTCGCGGGTGACGTGCGGGCGTACCCGGCCGTGGTCCGCGACGGGGAGGTGTTCGTCGAAGTCCGGGCCGACGACGGGGAGCGCCCGACCCACTGGTGGCGGCGGCTCGAGCAGGGACTCGAGGACCAGCTCTCGCTGGCCCTGGCCAAGGCCACGCTGGCGCTCCTCGGCGCGGGGGCGGATCCGCGCGAGATCGTCCGGGCCGGCGCGCGCTTCGGGGCCCGGTACCGCGCCGCCGGGTGGGGCCCCGGGCTGACGATCTTGACCGCGATGGCGAATCTCCTGCCCACCCTCGGGGCCGAGGAGCAGCCGCTGGCGCTCTTCCACGGGCTCCTCCGGGTGGCCGAGGATTGCGCCGGGCAGCCGCCGCGCTTCGGCCTGGATCCGCTGCCGGGCCGGGGTCTCCCGCTCCGGCGCCTCAAGGCCTGGTTCCGCCGGGCCGTGGAGGTACGGGATGCCGAGGGGGCCGAGCGGACGCTCCGGACCGCCATCGAATCGGGCGTCGCCCCCGCGGCGCTGGCCGACATCCTCTTCGTCGCCGTGACCGACCACTATTTCGTGGACGCCGGCCACCAGCTCGACTACCTCGCCAAGGCCTTCGAGCTGATGGATCACCTCGGCTGGGAGGAGGCGCCGGCCATCCTGCCGAGCCTCGTCGGCGGCCTGTGCCGGGCCGAGCGGAGCGAGGAGCGGAGCGCCTGGCGCCACCCCGTCGATCTCCCCGCGCTCCTCGAGCCGGCCTTCGGGGAGCTCGGCTCGCTCGCCGGGGATCCGGCCGCCGGCCGTCGGCTGGGGGCCGCCGAGCTCGACGCGCTCGTCGAGACCCTTCTCGGCGACGAGCCGCGGGACGCGGTCGCGGCCCTGCTGAGCGCCATGCGGCAGGGGACGGCGCTCGCCGAGCTCGGCCAGGCGATCGCCCACGCCGCGAGCCTCCGGATCGCCCGGTTCCCGACCAGCAACGAGTTCGGCGACTGGGACACCGTCCACAACACGGCGAGCTCCTGCAACGCCCTCCACCAGGCGCTCTGGCGCGCGCCCTCGCGCGAGCTCGCCCGCGGGCTCTTTCACGCCGCGATGCGGATCTATCTCGACCGCTTCCTCAACGTCCCGCCGGCCCGGCTCCCGGACGAGCTGCCGGCGGAGGACGTCGCCGACGCGCCCGGGGCGCTCCTGGAGCGGCTGGACCGCGAGCAGCAGGTGAACCCCGCCGGCCGGCTGGTCCACGCCCACCTCGCCGCCGGCCGCCCGGAGGCGCCGCTCCTCCAGAGCCTGGGTCGCGCCGTGTTGCGCGAGGACGCGGGCTTCCACGACTACCAGGCCCTCGAGGGCGGCCTCCGCCAGTACGCCGCCCTCGGGGCGCGCCATCCCGCGGCGGCCCGGCGGGCGCTCGTGGCGACGGCACGCTTCGTCGCCGCCCACTGCCCGACGCCCCGCGCGCTGGGGCAGACGTACCGCATCGCTCTGCGACTCCAGCGCGGCGAGGAGCTCTACCAGGCCGCCGAGTGACGAGCGATGCGCCTGGCTGCGCCGAACCGCTCACACGATTGATCGCTCCGCACAAAGGGGGATGACGCATGGCGTTTCGTTGGCTCGCCGTCGTGCTGCTGCTCGGTATCCTGGGCGGGGGACCGTCGCCCGCGCTCGCGCAAGGCTCGCAGATCCTGCGGGTCGCGACGGACACGAACCTGCCGTGGCTCGATCCCCACATGGGGACGGCCTTCACGCTGCGCGAGCTCTCGGCGCACGTCTTCGAGGGCCTGGTCACGATCGGCGAGGACTACGGGATCATCCCGCAGCTCGCCGAGAGCTGGGCGGTGAGCCCCGACGGCCTCGGCTACACATTCAAGCTCCGGTCGGGCATACGGTTCCACAACGGCAAGACCCTGACCGCCGAGGACGTCAAAGCCTCGGTCGAGCGGTTCACGCAGTTCGGCGCTCGGCGGGGCGACGTGGCCGTCATCCAGGCGGTGACGGTCGTCGACCCACTGACCGTGCGCATCACCCTCAAGGAGGCGCAGGGGTCGTTCATCGGCGCCCTGGCCAATCCGGTGGCCATCCTCGGGATCATGCCCAAGGAGATCGTGCAGGACGCCAAGGATCCCATCCGCCCCCCGAACCTCATCGGCACCGGGCCATTCCGCCTGGCCGAGTGGGTGCCCGATCGCCACATCGTCCTCCGCCGCTTCGATGACTACAGCCGCGACGCCCGCCTGGCAGCCTCCGGGCTCGGGGGCGATCGCAAGGCGCAGGTGGACGAGGTCCACATCATCTCGACCCTGGAGAGCGCCACGCGGTTCGCCGGCCTCGAGCGCGGTGACTTCGACTACGCGATGGCCCTGGCCCCCACGGCCTACGAGCGCCTGCGGGGCTCGGCCAGCCACGAGGCCATCGTCCTCAAGCCGTTCACCCAGGTCATCCTGCAGCTCAACGCGAACCGGCCGCCCTTCAATCACGTCAAGGCCCGCCAGGCCGTCTCCCGCGGCCTCGACATGGAGGCGGTCATACGGGCGGTGACGGGCAACCAGCCCGCGTTCTACCGGCTCCAGCCGAGCTTCTTCTTCCCGGAGCAGAGGGTCTGGCACAACACGGCCGGCC
This is a stretch of genomic DNA from Candidatus Methylomirabilota bacterium. It encodes these proteins:
- a CDS encoding PIN domain-containing protein, encoding MAAVRILVDTDILIDYFNAGHQSGLLDDRRNRVYYSVVTRKELLAERGLKAAERRAIEDALRRFRLVRLDPPITVRYSDLRRHHRHLEKEDALIAATALVERLPLLTRNWRHFRQIAGLRLYSGEPR
- a CDS encoding ABC transporter substrate-binding protein gives rise to the protein MAFRWLAVVLLLGILGGGPSPALAQGSQILRVATDTNLPWLDPHMGTAFTLRELSAHVFEGLVTIGEDYGIIPQLAESWAVSPDGLGYTFKLRSGIRFHNGKTLTAEDVKASVERFTQFGARRGDVAVIQAVTVVDPLTVRITLKEAQGSFIGALANPVAILGIMPKEIVQDAKDPIRPPNLIGTGPFRLAEWVPDRHIVLRRFDDYSRDARLAASGLGGDRKAQVDEVHIISTLESATRFAGLERGDFDYAMALAPTAYERLRGSASHEAIVLKPFTQVILQLNANRPPFNHVKARQAVSRGLDMEAVIRAVTGNQPAFYRLQPSFFFPEQRVWHNTAGQELYNVKNLDLARRLLKESGYDGRPIVLITNRDIEWLYRAAVPVKPQLEAIGFKVDLVVRDWPGQIAQQKELAFDMATNGVSTRPEPSGFNYLLRCGASYETYGYCDAEMDRALLAGFREREPAKRAQAYAQVQTVFYETVPFVKVADMFQLDGASKTLKGYRVYFLRRFWNVSK
- a CDS encoding Rieske (2Fe-2S) protein; its protein translation is MATHDPQLIRVGKLQELQARGCVVVSAGAHGVAVFWHEGRAWAVDNRCPHMGFPLSRGTVQDGLLTCHWHHARFDLASGGTLDPFAGDVRAYPAVVRDGEVFVEVRADDGERPTHWWRRLEQGLEDQLSLALAKATLALLGAGADPREIVRAGARFGARYRAAGWGPGLTILTAMANLLPTLGAEEQPLALFHGLLRVAEDCAGQPPRFGLDPLPGRGLPLRRLKAWFRRAVEVRDAEGAERTLRTAIESGVAPAALADILFVAVTDHYFVDAGHQLDYLAKAFELMDHLGWEEAPAILPSLVGGLCRAERSEERSAWRHPVDLPALLEPAFGELGSLAGDPAAGRRLGAAELDALVETLLGDEPRDAVAALLSAMRQGTALAELGQAIAHAASLRIARFPTSNEFGDWDTVHNTASSCNALHQALWRAPSRELARGLFHAAMRIYLDRFLNVPPARLPDELPAEDVADAPGALLERLDREQQVNPAGRLVHAHLAAGRPEAPLLQSLGRAVLREDAGFHDYQALEGGLRQYAALGARHPAAARRALVATARFVAAHCPTPRALGQTYRIALRLQRGEELYQAAE